One Aegilops tauschii subsp. strangulata cultivar AL8/78 chromosome 7, Aet v6.0, whole genome shotgun sequence genomic window carries:
- the LOC109735228 gene encoding beta-1,2-xylosyltransferase XYXT1: MTAGGNESSKKVVSGGALAVWLLLPLVVLVVLKTDCLPQVTVRQLFAQFSFTQPAADGSANKVPSSGTESATQQQAVDVARLKSAHDPVVGAPPPTASSNEMAAGVADANGDLKNQTELLAMNGERDDSGVNSDVAAPRSKLSCNFSFYRMNICAMEGDVRTHGKVGTVYVVSPSDDSYRPENGTVTIRPYPRKWEKLTMQLAREVTIRSSGPGAADMAPPRCTVTHDVPAVVFSTGGYSSNFFHAVTDIVIPLYNTAREYDGRVQLVVTDYSRKWIAKYRHVLGALSAYPVIDFDADDDVRCFPKVHVGIESHKELGINPVLSHKGYTLMDFRDFLRSAYSLKRAWSTPVNRTSGGRPRLVMLLRRHSRALTNEAEAVAAAAEVGFEVVAAGPEAVRDMAHFAEVVNSCDVMVGVHGAGLTNMVFLPHNGTAMQIIPWGEMKWPCWSIFGETVPDMGLRYVEYEATAEETTLKDVYPRDHPVFTNPVSIHKQGFDQLWKIFLDGQNVTLDINRFRGVMQQIYQDVTVT, translated from the exons ATGACGGCCGGGGGGAACGAGAGCAGTAAGAAGGTCGTGAGCGGAGGGGCGCTCGCGGTGTGGCTCCTGCTCCctctcgtcgtcctcgtcgtgctCAAGACCGATTGCCTGCCGCAGGTCACAGTACGACAACTCT TTGCACAGTTCAGCTTCACCCAACCTGCAGCAGATGGATCGGCTAACAAGGTTCCGTCTTCAG GCACAGAGAGTGCAACGCAGCAACAAGCAGTTGACGTAGCCAGGTTAAAATCCGCGCATG ATCCGGTCGTCGGAGCGCCACCTCCCACCGCATCAAGTAACGAGATGGCCGCCGGCGTCGCCGATGCCAACGGAG ATCTCAAAAACCAAACGGAGTTGCTTGCCATGAACGGTGAGAGAGACGATTCTGGGGTAAATTCAG ATGTGGCAGCGCCAAGAAGCAAGTTGAGTTGCAACTTCAGCTTTTATCGCATGAACATCTGCGCCATGGAAGGCGACGTCCGTACGCACGGCAAGGTCGGCACCGTCTACGTGGTCTCGCCGTCCGACGACAGCTACCGGCCGGAGAACGGGACGGTCACGATCCGCCCATACCCGCGCAAGTGGGAGAAACTGACGATGCAGCTGGCCCGAGAGGTGACCATCCGCTCGAGCGGCCCGGGTGCCGCGGACATGGCCCCGCCACGGTGCACGGTGACGCACGACGTCCCCGCGGTGGTCTTCTCCACCGGCGGCTACAGCAGCAACTTCTTCCACGCCGTGACGGACATCGTCATCCCTCTCTACAACACGGCGCGGGAGTACGACGGCCGCGTCCAGCTCGTGGTAACCGACTACAGCCGCAAGTGGATCGCCAAGTACCGGCACGTCCTCGGCGCGCTCTCCGCCTACCCGGTCATCGATTTCGACGCCGACGACGACGTGCGCTGCTTCCCGAAGGTGCACGTCGGCATCGAGAGCCACAAGGAGCTAGGGATCAACCCCGTCCTCTCCCACAAGGGCTACACGCTGATGGACTTCCGGGACTTCCTGCGGTCGGCCTACTCGCTGAAGCGCGCGTGGTCGACGCCCGTCAACCGGACCTCCGGCGGCAGGCCTCGCCTCGTCATGCTGCTGCGGCGCCACTCGAGGGCGCTCACGAACGAGGCGGAGGCCGTCGCGGCCGCCGCGGAGGTCGGCTTCGAGGTGGTGGCCGCGGGGCCGGAGGCCGTGCGCGACATGGCCCACTTCGCGGAGGTGGTGAACTCGTGCGACGTGATGGTGGGCGTGCACGGCGCCGGGCTCACCAACATGGTCTTCCTCCCGCACAACGGCACGGCGATGCAGATCATCCCGTGGGGCGAGATGAAGTGGCCGTGCTGGAGCATCTTCGGCGAGACGGTGCCCGACATGGGGCTCCGGTACGTCGAGTACGAGGCGACCGCCGAGGAGACGACGCTCAAGGACGTGTACCCGAGGGACCACCCCGTCTTCACCAACCCCGTCTCCATACACAAACAGGGATTCGACCAGCTGTGGAAGATCTTCCTCGATGGCCAGAACGTCACCCTTGACATCAATCGCTTCCGAGGGGTCATGCAACAAATCTACCAGGACGTCACCGTTACATAG